One Gimesia aquarii DNA segment encodes these proteins:
- a CDS encoding DUF1592 domain-containing protein, whose protein sequence is MKVNRYTKKRKRSSLLSRVVFLSLLLTLFSSFGSLEAAVPRVARGLQVLYTFDATRGDIIQDQSGLGQALDLKIEKPSAVQWRNGVLVVRSSTKIKSSVPAKKIINAVKRSNSLTVEAWVKPANNQQKGPARIVSISSNSSQRNMTLGQEAKNFDVRLRTTSTSTNGLPSTATSNNSVTSALMHVVFTRDVTGTARIYINGKQRANKKVPGKLKNWSKDFPLILSNEKSGDRPWLGEFHLVAVFSRALTTNEINQNYRAGTNVKTGNKQTKEELAATRAHQLFETRIAPLLAQNCLDCHDSITKKGRLDLSQKAAALAGGESGKVIVPGKASESLLWEQVKSGDMPPEGKPLSTQEIASLKEWINNGAIWSSDVIDPAVYAHDSRAGDVWVQRLTNSEYIETVRRAVGVDISKEAHEMLPPDLRADGFSNTAYNLNVDLKHVEIYARLAEIIVKRMDVMKFATRFSKSRKLSTDATMREFVGSMGKWLFRGPLDDREVTTYSGIATTVASAGGDYKEAVSYIVEAMLQSPRFIYRIENQRGDGTAWPVGEYELASRMSYIIWGGPPDEELIRAADSGELHDPQNVDKQVSRMLQNPRAVERSLQFVSEWLNLDRLSNLRPDLKKFPKWNGALATDMREETLAFFKEIVWQEKRPLADLLNAQVTYVTPQLAAHYGLKPKGTGLVRYDLTAIPARGGLLTQGSVLTVGGDEASMVTRGLFILQDILRGTVKDPPPGLDTTPVPSKPGLSQRHIAEQRIANASCAGCHVKFEPLAFGLEKFDGLGSFHNKDEHGNQLRDDGEILFPGTAKPVSYQSSAELMNLLAGNPRVQQSITWKVTQFALGRPLVAADARIIDQIHRTAQKNGGTYSSLITAIVMSDLVQLTRTEAISSEVHE, encoded by the coding sequence GTGAAAGTGAATCGTTATACTAAAAAGAGGAAACGATCTTCTCTTCTTAGTCGAGTTGTTTTTTTATCCCTACTGCTCACTTTATTTTCGTCCTTTGGATCTCTCGAAGCGGCTGTCCCCCGCGTCGCGCGTGGCTTACAAGTGTTGTACACATTTGATGCCACGCGGGGTGATATCATCCAGGACCAGTCCGGGCTAGGGCAGGCCTTAGATTTGAAGATAGAGAAACCATCCGCAGTTCAATGGAGGAATGGGGTTCTCGTCGTTCGCTCATCGACTAAGATCAAGTCGTCTGTTCCAGCAAAGAAAATTATCAATGCTGTTAAACGCTCGAACAGTCTCACTGTAGAAGCATGGGTAAAACCAGCTAATAATCAGCAGAAAGGGCCGGCACGAATTGTTTCAATTTCTTCAAATTCGAGCCAGCGAAATATGACGCTTGGTCAAGAAGCAAAAAATTTTGATGTGAGGTTGAGAACAACGTCGACAAGTACGAATGGTCTTCCTTCAACGGCTACATCAAATAACTCGGTAACATCTGCTTTAATGCATGTGGTTTTTACACGCGATGTAACTGGTACTGCGCGAATTTATATTAATGGTAAACAACGAGCCAATAAAAAAGTTCCCGGTAAGCTTAAGAACTGGAGTAAGGACTTTCCATTGATCCTGTCTAATGAAAAATCAGGCGATCGCCCCTGGTTGGGAGAATTTCATTTAGTAGCCGTTTTTAGTCGCGCACTGACCACCAATGAAATCAATCAAAACTATCGAGCTGGAACCAATGTGAAAACTGGAAACAAGCAGACAAAGGAAGAATTGGCTGCCACACGTGCCCATCAATTGTTTGAAACGCGAATTGCCCCCTTACTCGCGCAAAATTGTTTAGACTGTCATGATTCCATAACTAAGAAAGGGCGATTAGATTTATCACAGAAAGCTGCAGCACTGGCCGGTGGTGAAAGTGGTAAGGTGATTGTGCCAGGCAAGGCCAGTGAAAGTTTACTGTGGGAACAAGTCAAATCCGGTGATATGCCACCAGAGGGAAAGCCGTTATCAACTCAAGAAATAGCGTCATTAAAAGAGTGGATTAACAATGGGGCAATCTGGTCAAGTGATGTGATTGATCCTGCAGTTTACGCACATGACAGTCGTGCTGGCGATGTTTGGGTTCAACGACTTACAAATTCCGAATATATTGAAACGGTTCGTCGTGCCGTGGGAGTCGATATTTCAAAGGAAGCACATGAGATGCTTCCACCGGATTTGAGGGCAGATGGCTTCAGTAACACTGCTTACAATCTTAACGTTGATCTTAAGCACGTAGAGATTTATGCGCGTCTTGCCGAAATTATTGTCAAGCGAATGGACGTGATGAAGTTTGCAACCCGATTTTCCAAAAGCCGAAAGCTGTCTACCGATGCGACGATGCGCGAGTTTGTGGGGAGTATGGGGAAATGGCTTTTCCGTGGTCCTTTGGATGATCGAGAAGTCACAACCTATAGCGGAATTGCAACGACGGTTGCCAGTGCTGGCGGAGACTATAAAGAAGCAGTCAGTTATATAGTCGAAGCTATGTTACAATCTCCTCGTTTTATTTATCGTATCGAAAACCAGCGTGGTGATGGAACTGCCTGGCCTGTTGGCGAATATGAACTCGCGTCGCGCATGAGTTATATTATCTGGGGTGGGCCTCCGGACGAGGAATTAATCAGAGCTGCCGATTCTGGTGAGCTTCACGATCCTCAAAACGTCGACAAACAAGTAAGTCGTATGCTTCAGAATCCACGTGCAGTGGAACGATCATTGCAATTCGTCTCGGAATGGTTGAATCTGGACAGATTGAGTAACTTGAGGCCTGACCTTAAAAAATTTCCGAAGTGGAATGGTGCACTCGCTACTGACATGCGGGAAGAAACGTTGGCGTTCTTCAAAGAAATCGTCTGGCAAGAGAAACGGCCGCTTGCAGATCTGTTGAATGCACAAGTAACTTATGTGACACCACAACTGGCAGCGCATTACGGACTCAAACCAAAAGGCACTGGATTGGTTCGTTATGATTTGACAGCAATTCCCGCGCGTGGGGGACTACTCACGCAAGGAAGTGTCTTGACCGTGGGGGGAGATGAAGCTTCTATGGTGACTCGTGGTTTATTTATTTTACAAGATATTTTGCGTGGTACGGTGAAAGATCCACCTCCAGGACTCGATACGACTCCTGTGCCCTCAAAGCCGGGACTGTCTCAACGTCACATTGCGGAGCAACGAATCGCGAATGCTTCATGTGCTGGATGTCATGTGAAATTCGAACCACTGGCATTTGGTCTCGAAAAATTCGATGGCCTTGGTTCGTTTCACAACAAGGACGAGCACGGAAATCAATTGCGCGATGATGGTGAAATTCTCTTTCCTGGTACAGCCAAACCGGTTTCTTATCAATCCAGTGCTGAATTGATGAATCTGCTTGCAGGAAATCCAAGAGTTCAACAATCGATTACCTGGAAAGTCACTCAATTCGCACTTGGTCGTCCACTTGTTGCAGCGGATGCGCGTATTATCGATCAAATTCATAGAACTGCTCAGAAAAATGGCGGAACATATTCGAGCTTGATCACCGCTATTGTGATGAGTGATTTGGTTCAGCTGACACGAACAGAGGCAATTTCATCGGAGGTTCACGAATGA
- a CDS encoding DUF6790 family protein has product MSTLIPFLLENFTLSFLILGLIASAISLLRQQSPITASTVVEALFSYFLLFSIGFSFFYNFVMHSFFGETAARFIGWEQSPFQFEVGTASLGYAVVGFLAFRGSFGLRLAAVVGPALFLLRAAGGHAYQMMMTQNYASGNAGVIFYTDIFIPMISFVLLWLQRRFTLESNRQDSSSALRDRADL; this is encoded by the coding sequence GTGAGTACTCTTATCCCTTTTCTGCTCGAAAATTTTACGCTCAGCTTCTTGATTCTGGGATTGATTGCATCTGCCATCTCACTCTTACGGCAACAAAGTCCGATAACAGCATCGACTGTTGTCGAAGCGCTGTTTTCCTATTTTCTCTTGTTCTCAATTGGCTTCTCCTTCTTCTATAACTTCGTAATGCATTCTTTCTTTGGTGAGACAGCAGCTCGGTTCATTGGTTGGGAACAAAGCCCGTTTCAGTTTGAAGTCGGTACAGCCAGCCTGGGATATGCTGTCGTCGGCTTTCTAGCATTTCGAGGGAGCTTTGGCTTACGTCTTGCTGCCGTAGTGGGGCCAGCACTGTTTCTTCTAAGGGCTGCCGGAGGACACGCGTACCAGATGATGATGACTCAGAATTATGCATCAGGAAACGCAGGCGTCATTTTTTACACAGATATTTTCATACCTATGATAAGTTTTGTGTTATTATGGTTGCAACGTCGATTTACGCTCGAATCGAATCGACAGGACTCATCTTCCGCTTTGAGGGACCGAGCCGATCTTTAA
- a CDS encoding DUF1552 domain-containing protein, protein MTIQKINRRTMLKSVGTATVGLPLLEEMLVSSTQAAQNQTKEVPVRAFNVFFGLGIPAPLQTEGFEGVLEPLKPLSNKLLIMRNVDQVRCDEKGINAHYDGASGAFTAEPPDGEAKSGGPSIDQVIRKAHYPKGLPPGMVSTLIGGTFFRRSRVGRYVHSYNQDCTVAATMQERPRDLFDRVFGSISVGGDGTDVRRKRIKRSVLDSVVDDYKFYTGVNSPLGSASKARVADHLDRIREFEQRAFALKKKNPNAPQLPPRSKILHGGPADPGGMGVDITLEELTTEWRLMADLYALAIQMDRVRFGALTFLAAGERIRLTGDYEYNGKKIWKFDDARQQNASGDKGCSHEWWHKFNEKKKNEALRAHAHMKMREVAYFLQRLNDKDSIEANGQTILENSLITISTESGDGRHNDVKRELSGVFHAITGANGRFKTGQIMDVGAEGLDVYNTMLAGMGVKDRLGPSKRKMSPVDSIRA, encoded by the coding sequence ATGACAATACAAAAGATCAATCGACGTACCATGCTCAAAAGTGTGGGAACTGCTACCGTGGGGTTACCACTGCTTGAAGAGATGCTGGTTTCATCGACACAGGCTGCTCAAAATCAAACGAAAGAAGTGCCCGTCAGAGCATTCAACGTTTTTTTTGGTCTCGGCATACCCGCGCCACTACAAACTGAAGGTTTTGAGGGAGTTTTGGAACCACTTAAACCATTAAGTAATAAACTGCTCATCATGCGAAATGTAGACCAGGTTCGTTGTGACGAGAAAGGAATCAACGCTCACTACGATGGTGCTTCTGGTGCATTCACGGCGGAGCCACCGGACGGCGAAGCCAAATCGGGTGGACCTTCAATTGATCAGGTCATTCGAAAAGCGCATTATCCCAAGGGGTTGCCACCCGGAATGGTTTCAACACTGATCGGTGGTACGTTTTTCAGACGGAGTCGTGTGGGGCGCTACGTTCATAGCTACAATCAGGATTGCACAGTTGCTGCTACTATGCAAGAAAGACCACGCGATCTTTTTGATCGTGTTTTCGGTTCTATTTCTGTAGGCGGTGATGGTACTGACGTACGTCGCAAACGAATTAAACGAAGTGTATTGGATTCGGTAGTTGATGATTACAAATTTTATACGGGTGTGAATTCTCCATTAGGCTCTGCTTCGAAAGCACGCGTTGCAGACCATCTTGATCGAATTCGGGAGTTTGAGCAACGTGCCTTTGCATTAAAGAAAAAAAATCCCAATGCCCCCCAACTACCACCGCGTTCAAAAATTTTACATGGTGGACCTGCTGATCCTGGTGGTATGGGAGTCGATATTACGCTCGAAGAACTCACTACCGAATGGCGTTTGATGGCCGATTTGTACGCTCTGGCAATTCAAATGGATCGTGTTCGCTTTGGTGCATTAACATTTCTGGCTGCCGGAGAGCGCATCCGTTTGACGGGCGATTATGAGTATAACGGCAAAAAAATTTGGAAGTTTGACGATGCCCGTCAACAGAACGCTTCAGGCGATAAAGGGTGCAGCCATGAATGGTGGCATAAGTTCAACGAAAAGAAGAAAAATGAAGCACTGCGCGCTCACGCTCATATGAAAATGCGCGAGGTGGCTTATTTCCTGCAGCGACTCAATGATAAAGATTCGATCGAAGCTAACGGACAGACGATCCTTGAAAATTCTCTAATCACAATTTCCACTGAATCAGGTGATGGTCGTCACAACGATGTCAAACGTGAGCTGTCCGGGGTCTTCCATGCGATCACAGGAGCAAATGGTCGTTTTAAAACGGGGCAGATCATGGACGTGGGGGCCGAGGGGCTTGACGTGTACAATACGATGCTTGCTGGAATGGGAGTTAAAGATCGGCTCGGTCCCTCAAAGCGGAAGATGAGTCCTGTCGATTCGATTCGAGCGTAA
- a CDS encoding SDR family NAD(P)-dependent oxidoreductase: protein MNDSMSRFSVKGKTALVTGASRGIGAEIAMNLAQAGAEVLITARHHYDLTQVCEKIRSFGSKCEAIEADLVSINGAEEVAQKSFEHFSTIDILVNNAGTVKVAPFWETTVEDWDQMQAVNLRAPFILSKILSEPMRAQKQGKIINISSVAGIAALSGHAAYSASKGGLNLLTKVMAAELGPFNIQCNAVAPTVILTELGQKVWGSPEKGEPMKDKIPLHRFGKPLEVADLVLYLASPASDMMTGQVIALDGGYTAL, encoded by the coding sequence ATGAATGATAGTATGAGTCGGTTTTCAGTGAAGGGTAAGACGGCTTTGGTCACAGGTGCTTCCAGAGGAATTGGTGCAGAAATTGCGATGAATCTAGCTCAGGCAGGGGCAGAGGTGTTGATTACGGCAAGGCACCATTATGACCTTACACAAGTGTGTGAAAAAATTCGTTCTTTTGGTAGTAAGTGCGAGGCAATCGAAGCCGACCTTGTCTCTATAAATGGAGCAGAAGAAGTGGCTCAGAAGTCGTTTGAGCATTTCTCGACAATAGATATTCTGGTAAATAATGCTGGTACAGTCAAAGTTGCCCCCTTCTGGGAAACCACGGTTGAAGATTGGGATCAGATGCAAGCAGTCAATCTACGTGCTCCATTCATTCTTTCCAAAATATTAAGTGAACCGATGCGAGCACAAAAACAGGGAAAAATCATCAATATCTCTTCTGTCGCGGGCATTGCAGCACTCTCCGGTCATGCTGCCTACAGTGCTTCCAAGGGAGGATTGAATCTGTTGACGAAGGTCATGGCGGCGGAACTCGGGCCGTTTAATATCCAATGCAATGCTGTTGCACCGACGGTGATACTGACTGAGTTAGGGCAGAAAGTATGGGGATCACCAGAGAAAGGTGAGCCCATGAAAGATAAAATTCCCTTACATCGTTTCGGTAAGCCTCTGGAAGTCGCAGATTTGGTACTCTACCTGGCGAGTCCGGCTTCCGATATGATGACAGGGCAGGTCATTGCTCTCGATGGTGGTTATACCGCTTTATAA
- a CDS encoding PAS domain S-box protein yields the protein MENRNQQRGWSKWSWSTPLKSIKQTIPLRYLLSGLTLLFAILIVDLMTPLGVACGVLYVLLVSSTLWSPRRELTWVVAIASTILTLLGFVFSPVGSSIGKVITNRILSILAIWVTAIICLKQKSSQKEQTRTASEFAIIQERQKQNSSHQAILENVVDAIITITSRGIIHAFNPAAERLFGYSTSEVLGKNINMLMPSPYREEHDGYLARYLTTGKQKIIGSGREVVGQRKDGTTFPIHLSVSQVFLEENGQDKEVLFTGIIRDLTEQKQKEKEAEIRTRELQIATEKSKANERRIESIVNTAVDPIITISGQGLIESFNPAAERLFGYSADEIMGMNIKILMPSPYREEHDGYLAKYLETGIQNVIGSGREVIGQRKDGTTFPLHLSVSQVVVEDDAQNPQIIFTGIIRDLTEQKQKEKEAELRTRELQIATEKSKANERRIESIVNTAVDPIITISGKGLIKSFNPAAERLFGYAADEILGMNIKLLMPSPYREEHDGYLARYLETGIKNVIGSGREAIGQRKDGSTFPLHLSVSQVLAEDDAQNPEILFTGIIRDLTEQKRKEEEADLRTRELQIATEKSKANERRIEAIVNTAVDPIISISGKGLIRSFNPAAERLFGYAADEILEKNIKLLMPSPYREEHDGYLSRYLETGKANVIGSGREAVGQRKDGSTFPLHLSVSQVVVEDDAKNKEILFTGIIRDLTNEVHQRQLNADYEGQIDAISKSQMVIEFEMDGTIVKANNNFIEIMGYSQEEVSGQEHNLFIDPQERESARYATIWDKLNQGEFVTSELKCIGKNDQAIWIQASYTPILDLNGKPFKVVKYSVDVSQRVLIDQALEVAKNDLIKAKEAAETANQTKSEFLANMSHEIRTPMTAILGFTDVLLGSVSKQEDIDSVQTIKRNGESLICLINDILDLSKIEAGKLDVEQIDCSPRQVVADVISLMRVRTKAKGLELNIQFDGPIPETICSDPTRLRQVLINIVGNAIKFTETGTIQIIVRLLNRERLEPKLQFDVIDSGIGIPEEKIARLFTPFTQADGSTTRKFGGTGLGLTISKRLVELLGGTISVTSTNGKGSTFSVTVTTGPLNKVRMITNAAESITENAESNTSQEPELLLKDSRILFAEDGPDNQRLIGFVLKKSGADVTVVENGQIAFDKATEALSENQPFDVILMDMQMPVLDGYAATRKLRNAGYSPPIIALTAHAMSTDRQKCIDAGCDDYATKPIVRNKLIKMLASYANKSFEKAEA from the coding sequence ATGGAAAATCGCAACCAACAACGAGGATGGTCCAAGTGGTCCTGGTCTACTCCTCTTAAATCTATCAAGCAGACTATTCCGTTACGATATCTGTTAAGCGGTCTGACTCTGTTATTCGCAATTTTGATAGTTGACCTAATGACTCCACTGGGAGTAGCTTGCGGTGTTCTCTACGTTCTTCTTGTATCAAGTACACTTTGGTCACCGCGAAGAGAATTAACCTGGGTTGTCGCAATTGCATCGACGATTCTTACATTACTAGGATTCGTATTCTCACCAGTTGGATCGTCAATTGGAAAGGTCATCACAAACCGAATACTCTCCATACTGGCAATTTGGGTGACAGCAATCATCTGTTTAAAACAAAAGAGTTCTCAAAAAGAACAAACTCGAACTGCTTCGGAGTTCGCGATAATCCAAGAGCGGCAAAAACAAAATTCATCCCACCAGGCGATTCTAGAAAATGTCGTCGATGCCATAATAACAATTACTTCTCGTGGAATCATACATGCCTTCAATCCTGCCGCCGAACGTCTGTTTGGATATTCTACAAGCGAAGTACTCGGGAAAAATATCAACATGCTCATGCCCTCCCCCTACCGTGAAGAGCATGACGGCTATCTCGCACGGTATCTAACAACGGGTAAACAAAAAATTATTGGTAGCGGCCGAGAAGTAGTCGGACAACGCAAAGATGGAACGACATTTCCTATCCATCTTTCAGTCAGTCAAGTTTTTCTGGAAGAAAATGGCCAAGATAAAGAGGTTTTATTCACGGGTATCATTCGAGATCTGACGGAACAGAAACAAAAAGAAAAAGAGGCTGAGATACGCACACGGGAACTACAAATCGCCACGGAGAAAAGTAAAGCCAATGAACGTCGTATTGAATCAATTGTGAATACGGCCGTCGATCCAATCATTACGATCTCTGGTCAGGGATTGATTGAATCATTCAACCCCGCTGCCGAACGTTTGTTTGGATATTCTGCGGACGAAATCATGGGTATGAATATTAAAATCCTCATGCCCTCCCCTTATCGGGAAGAACACGATGGTTATTTAGCCAAATATCTGGAAACGGGAATTCAAAATGTGATTGGTAGTGGCCGCGAGGTGATCGGACAGCGCAAAGATGGAACGACCTTCCCTTTACACCTTTCAGTCAGTCAAGTCGTCGTGGAAGATGACGCTCAAAATCCACAAATCATTTTCACCGGCATCATTCGCGATCTGACGGAACAGAAACAAAAAGAAAAAGAGGCTGAGCTACGCACACGGGAACTACAAATCGCCACAGAGAAAAGTAAAGCGAATGAACGTCGTATTGAGTCAATTGTGAATACGGCCGTCGATCCAATTATTACGATTTCCGGTAAAGGATTGATCAAATCATTCAATCCCGCAGCCGAACGTCTGTTTGGTTATGCAGCAGACGAAATCCTCGGCATGAATATTAAACTCCTCATGCCCTCCCCTTATCGGGAAGAACACGATGGTTATCTGGCTCGCTACCTGGAAACCGGAATCAAAAATGTGATCGGCAGTGGACGCGAAGCAATCGGGCAACGTAAGGATGGGAGTACATTCCCTCTGCACCTTTCAGTCAGCCAAGTTCTTGCAGAAGATGATGCACAAAATCCAGAGATCCTTTTCACGGGTATCATTCGTGATCTAACAGAACAGAAGCGAAAAGAAGAAGAAGCCGATTTACGCACACGGGAATTACAAATAGCCACGGAGAAAAGCAAAGCAAACGAGCGTCGTATCGAAGCGATTGTAAATACGGCCGTCGATCCAATTATTTCGATTTCGGGTAAAGGACTGATCAGATCATTCAACCCGGCCGCCGAACGTCTGTTTGGATATGCAGCAGACGAAATTTTAGAGAAAAACATAAAACTGCTCATGCCTTCCCCTTATCGTGAAGAACACGATGGTTATCTGTCTCGCTACCTGGAAACTGGAAAGGCAAACGTGATCGGTAGCGGACGTGAGGCAGTCGGGCAACGTAAAGATGGTAGCACGTTCCCCCTCCATCTTTCTGTAAGCCAGGTCGTCGTGGAAGATGATGCAAAAAATAAAGAAATCCTGTTCACAGGCATCATTCGAGACCTGACAAATGAAGTTCATCAGCGACAACTCAATGCCGATTATGAAGGGCAGATTGATGCCATCAGCAAGTCACAAATGGTAATTGAATTCGAGATGGATGGTACAATCGTCAAAGCAAATAATAACTTTATAGAAATAATGGGATACTCTCAGGAAGAAGTAAGCGGCCAGGAACACAATCTCTTCATTGACCCACAAGAGCGTGAGAGCGCAAGGTACGCTACAATCTGGGATAAGCTTAATCAAGGTGAATTCGTAACATCAGAGCTGAAATGTATTGGAAAGAATGACCAGGCAATCTGGATTCAAGCGTCATACACACCGATCCTGGACTTAAATGGAAAACCATTTAAGGTGGTAAAATACTCGGTAGATGTCAGCCAACGCGTTTTGATTGATCAAGCATTGGAAGTAGCAAAAAATGATCTAATTAAAGCGAAGGAAGCAGCTGAAACTGCAAACCAAACTAAAAGCGAATTTCTCGCCAACATGAGCCATGAAATCCGCACCCCCATGACAGCCATTTTGGGATTCACCGACGTGCTGCTTGGAAGTGTCTCCAAACAGGAGGACATTGACTCGGTACAAACAATCAAGCGAAATGGGGAAAGTCTGATCTGCCTGATCAACGATATTCTGGATTTATCCAAGATCGAAGCGGGTAAACTCGATGTAGAACAGATTGATTGTTCTCCCCGTCAGGTCGTTGCTGATGTAATATCACTAATGAGAGTGCGGACAAAGGCCAAGGGTCTGGAATTGAACATTCAATTTGATGGACCGATTCCTGAAACAATCTGCTCTGATCCCACACGACTTCGTCAGGTCCTCATCAACATTGTAGGTAATGCAATTAAGTTTACGGAAACGGGTACAATTCAGATAATTGTCCGACTTTTAAACAGAGAAAGGCTTGAACCAAAACTACAATTTGACGTAATCGATTCTGGAATCGGAATCCCTGAAGAGAAAATTGCCAGACTTTTTACCCCATTCACTCAAGCCGATGGCTCAACAACCCGAAAGTTTGGTGGAACGGGACTGGGACTTACAATCAGCAAACGTCTGGTGGAACTTCTGGGTGGTACGATTTCAGTTACAAGTACAAATGGGAAAGGGAGCACGTTTTCAGTCACTGTGACTACCGGCCCGTTGAACAAAGTGCGAATGATTACAAACGCTGCAGAATCGATCACCGAGAATGCAGAAAGCAATACCTCTCAGGAACCCGAATTGTTGCTGAAAGATAGCCGTATCCTGTTTGCAGAAGATGGTCCGGACAATCAGCGCCTGATTGGCTTTGTTTTGAAGAAATCGGGTGCAGATGTCACGGTGGTTGAGAATGGTCAAATTGCGTTTGACAAAGCGACCGAAGCATTATCAGAAAATCAACCGTTTGATGTCATTCTTATGGACATGCAGATGCCTGTCCTGGATGGCTATGCCGCAACTCGAAAACTGCGGAATGCCGGATATTCCCCTCCCATTATCGCCCTGACAGCACATGCCATGTCAACAGACAGACAGAAATGCATCGATGCAGGCTGTGATGACTACGCCACCAAACCGATCGTGAGAAATAAGCTGATTAAAATGTTAGCAAGTTATGCGAATAAATCGTTCGAAAAAGCAGAAGCATAA
- a CDS encoding right-handed parallel beta-helix repeat-containing protein — protein MKAILIVLTMTTTLPAADYYVATTGSDQNPGSLRQPFRTISRGLAAARKPGDSVIVRAGVYSQSRTINIVNSGSKGKYITLRSFKDEKVIIDGSNTPTDANLIAVLTHHIRIQGLEIRNSNGIGIGAWGPGSRIHAVEIIGNNIHHCRRSGAYAGFNNLSDPVRDILMKDNTIKNCVLINEKLSSSSWNFGLGAGLSKNVTLKNNTVSECYGEGIGLYLSDHGVIEDNVVHDNYSVNIYLDNTTNTQVTRNLVYTTNDNKFYRFNQPASGIQIANENYREYTNLSSHNTVTNNILIGNYFAFYSGSYQRGGGLRHTIFAHNTAYGSTGPLLHIDADQGHQVSRFVNNIFKQTGEAQITDIQGPTDQIEFRNNLWHGGIPHRAVKSANDVYADPLFIKGGSKNAKDYQLQSNSPARNTGIKTKEVGSDFGGNQRKNRTDLGAWKFELTTTNSQSQ, from the coding sequence ATGAAAGCGATTCTCATTGTATTGACAATGACCACTACGTTACCAGCGGCAGATTATTATGTTGCAACTACAGGTAGTGACCAAAACCCGGGTAGCTTGAGGCAACCTTTTAGAACCATTTCACGTGGTTTAGCTGCTGCACGGAAACCCGGTGATAGTGTGATTGTACGAGCAGGCGTTTATTCACAGTCTCGGACAATCAACATTGTCAATTCAGGTTCAAAGGGTAAATACATCACACTGCGCTCTTTCAAAGATGAAAAAGTCATCATTGATGGCAGCAATACACCGACAGATGCAAATCTCATTGCCGTACTGACACATCATATTCGAATTCAAGGTTTGGAAATACGTAATTCTAACGGGATCGGAATCGGGGCTTGGGGACCTGGTAGTCGTATCCATGCTGTCGAAATCATCGGAAACAACATTCATCACTGCCGACGTAGTGGAGCATACGCCGGATTTAATAATCTGAGTGATCCAGTCCGAGATATTCTAATGAAAGACAATACGATCAAGAATTGTGTACTGATTAATGAAAAGCTGTCTAGTTCCAGCTGGAATTTTGGTCTCGGGGCAGGTCTTTCAAAAAATGTCACGCTCAAAAATAATACTGTCTCTGAATGCTATGGTGAGGGAATCGGACTATATTTATCAGACCATGGTGTAATCGAAGACAACGTTGTTCATGACAATTATTCAGTCAACATCTATCTGGACAATACAACCAACACTCAAGTCACCCGGAATCTGGTTTATACAACCAACGACAACAAGTTTTATCGCTTCAATCAGCCGGCATCAGGCATCCAAATTGCTAATGAAAATTATAGAGAATACACAAACTTGTCGTCACACAATACAGTTACAAACAATATCCTCATCGGCAACTATTTCGCCTTTTATTCAGGAAGCTATCAGCGTGGCGGAGGACTGCGTCACACCATCTTTGCTCATAATACTGCATACGGATCAACGGGCCCCCTGCTCCATATTGATGCTGACCAGGGCCATCAAGTTTCCCGTTTCGTGAATAATATTTTCAAGCAAACAGGTGAAGCGCAGATTACAGATATTCAAGGCCCGACTGATCAAATAGAGTTCCGAAATAATCTCTGGCATGGCGGAATTCCACATCGAGCAGTCAAAAGTGCCAATGATGTTTATGCCGATCCGCTCTTTATCAAAGGTGGTTCCAAAAATGCAAAAGACTACCAGCTCCAGAGCAACTCACCTGCACGTAACACCGGTATCAAAACCAAGGAAGTTGGCTCAGATTTTGGTGGAAACCAGCGCAAAAATCGCACCGATCTGGGCGCATGGAAGTTTGAACTGACGACAACGAACTCCCAAAGTCAGTGA